The following are encoded together in the Cynocephalus volans isolate mCynVol1 chromosome 4, mCynVol1.pri, whole genome shotgun sequence genome:
- the LOC134375976 gene encoding LOW QUALITY PROTEIN: olfactory receptor 2AJ1-like (The sequence of the model RefSeq protein was modified relative to this genomic sequence to represent the inferred CDS: inserted 1 base in 1 codon; substituted 1 base at 1 genomic stop codon), translated as MGYKNDTFSSDFTLLGLFSSSHTSQVFFSFTFILSIVTVTENTLMILLIYRESXLHKPMYFLLRHLSXMDILHISNILPKMVTDFLSGSRSVSLATCGFQVFLSLTLLGGKCLLLAAMSYGRCVAICHPLHDPILTNEYVSVLMATASWLAVTVNSVVHTAFALHFPFCGSRAIDHFFCEVLAMLKLSCVDSSCGERGVYVSSIICLLIPFCMISASYVQILLTVLPMKSSETQKKSLSTCSFHMIVVVMYYRPSSFTYMRPKSYHIPGQGNFLAIFYTILPSTLNPIIYSFRNKDVLVAIKKCSNESSASKNG; from the exons ATGGGATATAAGAATGATACCTTCAGCAGTGACTTCACTCTTTTGGGATTGTTCTCTTCTTCCCATACAAGCCAGGTCTTCTTCTCCTTTACATTTATCCTTTCTATTGTGACTGTAACAGAAAATACACTCATGATCCTCCTTATCTACAGGGAATCATGACTCCATAAACCAATGTATTTCCTGCTCCGCCATCTCT TTATGGATATCTTGCATATTTCCAACATTCTTCCCAAAATGGTCACTGACTTTCTGTCAGGCAGCAGATCTGTTTCATTAGCAACTTGTGGCTTCCAGGTATTTCTGTCCCTCACCCTCCTGGGTGGCAAGTGCCTTCTCCTGGCAGCGATGTCCTATGGTCGCTGTGTAGCCATCTGCCACCCGCTGCACGATCCGATTCTTACCAACGAGTATGTCAGCGTTCTCATGGCCACAGCGTCCTGGCTGGCTGTGACCGTCAACTCCGTAGTTCACACAGCTTTTGCACTCCATTTTCCCTTCTGTGGGTCTAGGGCCATAgatcactttttctgtgaagttcTCGCTATGTTGAAATTGTCCTGTGTAGATTCATCATGCGGTGAAAGGGGAGTGTACGTAAGCAGCATCATTTGCCTGCTGATCCCTTTCTGCATGATCTCTGCTTCTTATGTCCAAATTCTCCTCACAGTCCTCCCAATGAAATCATCAGAGACACAAAAAAAGTCACTTTCTACCTGTTCCTTCCACATGATTGTGGTCGTAATGTACTACAGGCCATCTAGTTTCACATATATGAGACCTAAATCATACCACATTCCAGGTCAGGGTAATTTCCTGGCAATATTCTATACCATTCTCCCATCCACACTCAATCCTATCATCTATAGCTTTAGGAATAAAGATGTTCTGGTGGCAATAAAAAAGTGTTCAAATGAATCTTCTGCTTCAAAAAATGGATAG
- the LOC134377061 gene encoding olfactory receptor 2T8-like: MENGNITTYFILLGLFNTTRTHQFLFAMVLTIAFTSVVGNALVLLLIYRDRQLHTPMYLLLSQLCLMDLMLASTTVPKMAADYLTGTKSISSAGCGLQIFFFVTLSGGECFLLAAMSYDRYVAICHPLRYSNLMSWQFCLRMTSGCWFLGAADGLMQAVVALSFPFCGVHEIDHFFCEAPMLMRLACADTSVFEYVMYICCVLMLLVPFSIILTSYSHILTAVLQMHSMEASKKAIATCSSHLAVVGLFYGAVIFIYMRPKSYRSADHDKVVSAFYTIFTPAFNPLIYSLRNHDVKGALRKWMGQCAALNRY; this comes from the coding sequence ATGGAAAATGGGAATATCACCACATATTTCATTCTCCTAGGACTCTTTAACACCACCAGAACGCACCAGTTTCTGTTTGCGATGGTTCTGACGATTGCTTTCACCTCTGTAGTGGGCAATGCCCTTGTGCTTCTCCTGATTTACAGGGACCGCCAGCTCCACACACCCATGTACCTCCTCCTGAGCCAACTCTGCCTCATGGATCTGATGCTGGCTTCCACTACTGTGCCCAAAATGGCTGCTGACTACCTGACTGGAACGAAGTCCATCTCCTCTGCTGGGTGTGGGTTGCAGATTTTCTTCTTCGTTACTCTGAGTGGTGGAGAGTGTTTCCTCCTGGCTGCCATGTCTTATGACCGCTATGTGGCTATTTGCCATCCACTAAGATACTCCAACCTCATGAGCTGGCAGTTTTGCCTGAGAATGACTTCGGGGTGTTGGTTCCTGGGAGCAGCTGATGGACTCATGCAAGCTGTTGTTGCCTTGAGCTTCCCATTTTGTGGTGTACACGAGATTGATCATTTCTTCTGTGAGGCTCCCATGTTGATGCGCTTGGCTTGTGCTGATACATCTGTCTTTGAGTATGTCATGTACATCTGCTGTGTGTTAATGCTCCTGGTTCCCTTTTCCATCATCCTGACCTCCTACAGTCACATCCTCACTGCTGTTCTGCAAATGCATTCTATGGAAGCCAGCAAGAAGGCCATTGCCACCTGTTCGTCACATTTGGCTGTTGTAGGACTCTTTTATGGAGCTGTCATTTTTATCTACATGAGACCCAAATCCTACAGGTCAGCTGACCACGATAAGGTGGTTTCAGCATTCTACACTATCTTCACCCCTGCATTCAACCCCCTCATCTACAGTCTGAGGAACCATGATGTCAAGGGAGCCCTGAGGAAGTGGATGGGCCAGTGTGCCGCCTTAAATCGTTATTAG